The following coding sequences are from one Thermoflexus sp. window:
- a CDS encoding glycosyltransferase — MNILMVLPYPPSRIRIRPFGFLQALARRGHRIRVLAVQPPEDRDADLEALRRVGVEIQCFPLSRGRTLWNAGRAWMHGHPLQAGYADHPRLRQALHRSLQESWDVVHVEHLRGAGFAREVPADRLVFDAVDSITRLFEQAQTQAPGCLTRWLARLELARTRRLEARWLSTFPRILVTSREDAAALRRLAPDGRASLTVIPNGVDLAFFQPWPVPRDPATLIFTGKMSYHANVAAALDLVREIMPRIWAQRPEVRLWIVGRNPPSRLRRAARDPRVEILGTVPDLRPYLARATLAVCPMRYAVGIQNKVLEAMAMRTPVVATLPVLGGLQAVPGRDLMVADSGEAFAEAVFRLLDSPMERAALGAAGRAYVEAHHRWETLVERLEDVYSSQPL, encoded by the coding sequence CCGCATCCGGATCCGACCCTTCGGGTTCCTGCAGGCGCTGGCCCGACGGGGGCATCGGATCCGTGTGCTGGCGGTGCAACCCCCTGAAGATCGCGACGCGGATCTGGAGGCGCTGCGGCGCGTGGGGGTGGAGATCCAATGTTTTCCCCTTTCACGAGGAAGAACCCTCTGGAATGCAGGGCGAGCCTGGATGCACGGCCATCCCCTGCAGGCGGGCTATGCCGATCACCCCAGGCTGCGGCAGGCCCTGCATCGATCCCTCCAGGAGTCGTGGGACGTGGTGCATGTCGAGCACCTCCGGGGCGCCGGGTTCGCCCGGGAGGTTCCGGCGGACCGCCTGGTGTTCGATGCGGTGGACAGCATCACCCGTCTCTTCGAGCAGGCGCAAACCCAAGCACCGGGATGCCTGACCCGGTGGCTGGCGCGGCTGGAGCTGGCCCGAACCCGGCGGTTGGAAGCCCGGTGGCTCTCGACGTTCCCCCGTATTCTGGTGACCTCGAGGGAAGATGCGGCAGCCCTGCGCCGCCTGGCTCCCGATGGCCGGGCGTCGCTGACCGTCATCCCCAATGGAGTGGACCTGGCGTTTTTCCAACCGTGGCCGGTTCCACGAGACCCCGCCACTCTGATCTTTACAGGGAAGATGAGCTACCACGCCAACGTGGCGGCAGCCCTGGATCTGGTTCGGGAGATCATGCCACGGATCTGGGCGCAACGGCCGGAAGTCCGGCTGTGGATTGTCGGGCGGAACCCTCCCTCCCGCCTGCGTCGGGCGGCGCGGGATCCACGGGTGGAGATCCTCGGGACCGTTCCGGATCTGCGTCCGTATCTGGCGCGGGCCACCCTGGCGGTGTGCCCGATGCGATATGCGGTGGGAATTCAGAACAAGGTCCTTGAAGCGATGGCCATGAGGACCCCCGTTGTTGCCACTCTGCCGGTGCTGGGGGGCCTTCAGGCCGTTCCGGGTCGGGATCTGATGGTGGCCGACAGCGGCGAGGCCTTCGCGGAGGCCGTATTCCGCCTGCTGGACAGCCCGATGGAGCGGGCGGCCCTGGGGGCCGCGGGGCGAGCCTACGTGGAGGCCCATCACCGCTGGGAGACACTGGTGGAGCGGCTGGAGGACGTTTATTCCAGCCAGCCCCTCTGA